ATTCATTTCACGTTTTTTCCGTTCAGCATTGCAGTAAGCTAGCCACATCCGGTTCTATCATTAATCAATAAGCACTCTATTTATTTTCCGAAGATTTTAAAAACCGGAGGATGGAAGAGTCAAAAATGCTGGAATTGCTTTTGAAGATAATCCCGCTCGGAATCGCGTCCACTTTGTCACCCGGCATACTCGCGGTCGTTATCGCAATCCTGAGCTCTAAGGAAAAGGCGGTGGAAAAAGCCGTGTTTTTTGCGGCCGGTTCCGCGGTTGCCGCGCTTCTCATAGTCGGCTTCGGGCTTTTCGCCGGCGGAGCTCCAACGGACGGGAAAACTGCGCCAATTTCATCATCTGCAGACCTGGTTCTCGGCGCGCTTTTAGTTCTTTTCGGCATAGCGTCCCTGAGGCACGGGCAGGAAAGGGACGGCATCCAAAGGAGGAACAAAGGAGCCGGCCCGCTCAGGTGGTTCTCGATAGCTTTCATACTCAATATAACCAATTTCGACGCGGTGCTGCTGCT
The window above is part of the Candidatus Micrarchaeia archaeon genome. Proteins encoded here:
- a CDS encoding GAP family protein codes for the protein MLELLLKIIPLGIASTLSPGILAVVIAILSSKEKAVEKAVFFAAGSAVAALLIVGFGLFAGGAPTDGKTAPISSSADLVLGALLVLFGIASLRHGQERDGIQRRNKGAGPLRWFSIAFILNITNFDAVLLLFTAVHQVAQAGVGKIYEMALVSVSSLFFLLPALAPLGMYVLFPGRMKQVLEPVRAKLLKYGGALCAAIFLAFGIYLLLKGAGMMR